In one window of Dictyoglomus sp. NZ13-RE01 DNA:
- a CDS encoding ADP-ribose pyrophosphatase: protein MKEKVLQEKILYKGKIINVKELEVILPNGKLAKREVVEHPGAVAILPIDDDGGIFFVKQYRICANEILLEIPAGKLDKGESPIDCAYRELEEEIGYRPKKLTLIHTFYPSPGISTEVLYLFLATGLEKTKVHPDEDEFLEIVKLNGEEIKNLLGQSLIKDSKTLIALYYYLQGGVKI from the coding sequence ATGAAGGAGAAAGTACTTCAGGAGAAAATATTGTACAAGGGTAAAATTATTAATGTTAAAGAATTGGAAGTGATACTTCCTAATGGAAAACTTGCTAAAAGAGAGGTTGTAGAGCATCCAGGTGCAGTTGCTATATTACCCATAGATGATGATGGGGGTATATTTTTTGTTAAACAGTATAGAATTTGTGCTAATGAGATTTTATTAGAAATTCCTGCGGGAAAGTTGGATAAAGGAGAGAGTCCTATAGATTGTGCCTATAGAGAATTGGAGGAAGAGATAGGTTATAGACCTAAAAAATTAACATTAATCCATACATTTTATCCATCTCCCGGCATTAGTACAGAGGTTTTATATCTATTTTTAGCAACGGGTTTGGAAAAAACAAAAGTTCATCCTGATGAGGATGAGTTTTTAGAGATTGTGAAACTCAATGGTGAGGAAATTAAAAATTTATTAGGGCAAAGTCTTATTAAAGATTCAAAAACTTTAATAGCTTTATATTATTATCTTCAAGGAGGAGTTAAAATATGA
- the ald gene encoding alanine dehydrogenase, whose amino-acid sequence MIIGIPKEIKPEENRVAIVPGGVETLTSRGHKVIIEKGAGLGSGFSDEEYKSAGAIIVERHEDVFYESDLILKVKEPLPEEYPLLREGQILFTYLHLAASEELTINLIKRKIIGIAYETVQTDDGFLPLLAPMSEIAGRMAPQEGAKYLEKPFGGRGVLLGGVAGVPPATVVILGAGTVGFNSARIAYGMGAQVTVLDINPRKLRFIDEYFQGRVTTMIADSYNLKMVVGYADLLITAVLIPGAKAPKLITKDMLKMMKPGAVIVDVAIDQGGCAETSRPTTHANPIYEVEGIIHYTVANMPGAVPRTATRALTLNTLPYVLEIAEKGWKKAIIDNPSLARGVNLLEGKITHKAVADAFNLPYTPLEELIKD is encoded by the coding sequence ATGATAATTGGGATTCCAAAGGAAATTAAACCTGAAGAAAACAGAGTGGCAATTGTTCCTGGCGGAGTAGAGACATTAACAAGTAGGGGACATAAAGTTATAATTGAAAAAGGGGCTGGCTTAGGTAGTGGTTTTTCCGATGAGGAGTATAAATCTGCTGGGGCTATAATTGTAGAAAGACATGAAGATGTGTTTTATGAATCTGATTTAATACTTAAGGTGAAGGAACCTTTGCCAGAAGAATATCCTCTTCTTAGAGAGGGACAAATTTTATTCACATATCTACACTTAGCAGCATCAGAGGAACTAACTATCAATTTGATTAAAAGAAAGATAATTGGAATTGCTTATGAGACTGTACAAACTGATGATGGATTTTTGCCTTTATTAGCTCCAATGAGTGAGATTGCAGGAAGGATGGCTCCTCAGGAAGGAGCAAAGTATTTAGAAAAGCCATTTGGAGGAAGAGGGGTACTTTTAGGTGGTGTTGCTGGAGTTCCTCCTGCCACAGTTGTTATTCTCGGAGCAGGAACAGTAGGGTTTAATTCTGCAAGAATTGCTTATGGGATGGGAGCTCAAGTTACAGTTTTGGATATTAATCCAAGGAAATTGAGATTTATAGATGAATATTTTCAAGGAAGAGTAACTACCATGATAGCGGATAGCTACAACTTAAAAATGGTAGTTGGTTATGCGGATTTATTAATTACCGCTGTGCTTATACCTGGCGCTAAGGCACCTAAATTAATAACTAAAGACATGCTAAAAATGATGAAGCCTGGAGCTGTTATTGTAGATGTAGCAATAGACCAAGGAGGATGTGCAGAAACATCAAGACCTACTACACACGCAAATCCAATCTATGAAGTGGAAGGCATTATACATTATACTGTTGCAAATATGCCTGGGGCAGTTCCAAGGACTGCTACAAGGGCTTTAACCTTAAATACATTACCATATGTTTTAGAGATTGCTGAAAAGGGATGGAAGAAGGCTATAATAGACAATCCCTCTTTGGCAAGAGGGGTTAATTTATTGGAAGGGAAAATAACCCATAAAGCAGTAGCGGATGCTTTCAATTTACCATATACACCTTTAGAGGAATTAATAAAGGACTAA
- the recN gene encoding DNA repair protein RecN, protein MLLALHVKDFAIIDEITLDFHEGLNVITGETGAGKSLLIDALAFLLGEKASVDNIRTGSNKAIVEALFSTNPVIESILDEWGIPKEEDKTLLVYREISKSGRSKCRVNGELVTVGMLERLLSNIMEIHGQHEHQKILHRDTQLELFDSFGGERCLEQRRIVKEIYDSLKKLYLEKENIYEKEKERQQRIDLLQFQMDEIDRAKLVKGEEGELLEERKVLQNIEKIREGIEEIYRLIYEGDEEQRSAFDQISKSISILSSLSNLDKKLEGINDNLVNSKLYLDEAINSLLKFRESLNVDSSRLEDIEERLYKISQLKRKYGRTIEEILEYREKIALELEELLSSEERLEEIEKEISVLEERLIEEAKKLSDIRREVAQNLKISIEKELKDLGMENAIFSVNFLEPSGPGSILVRDKKISSKGFEEVEFLLSTNPGEELKPLRNIASGGEISRIMLALRSIASKVDNTPVLVFDEIDTGIGGETAYLLAQKLWNLSIGRQVFCVTHLPQIAAWADTHFYVEKRVINDQTRIKVSMLEERSRIIELSRMFGGSIVSEISQQHAKEMLIKASEMKKSLREKELNKEEEMNEGESTSGENIVQG, encoded by the coding sequence ATGTTGTTAGCCTTGCATGTTAAAGATTTTGCTATTATAGATGAGATTACATTAGATTTTCATGAGGGATTAAATGTTATAACTGGGGAAACAGGGGCTGGAAAGTCCTTATTAATAGATGCTTTAGCCTTTTTGCTTGGTGAAAAAGCATCGGTGGATAATATTAGGACTGGAAGTAACAAGGCGATAGTAGAAGCTTTATTTTCCACAAATCCCGTGATAGAGTCCATATTGGATGAATGGGGAATTCCAAAGGAAGAAGATAAAACATTGTTGGTTTATAGAGAGATTAGTAAGTCTGGGAGAAGTAAATGTAGGGTGAACGGTGAATTAGTAACGGTAGGTATGTTGGAAAGACTTCTATCCAATATAATGGAAATCCATGGACAGCACGAACATCAGAAAATTCTCCATAGAGATACACAATTAGAGTTATTTGATTCTTTTGGGGGAGAAAGATGTTTAGAACAGAGAAGAATTGTGAAAGAGATATATGATAGTCTAAAAAAACTATATTTAGAAAAGGAAAATATTTATGAGAAAGAAAAGGAGAGACAACAGAGAATAGATTTACTACAATTTCAAATGGATGAAATAGATAGAGCAAAATTAGTAAAGGGAGAAGAGGGAGAATTACTTGAGGAGAGAAAGGTTCTTCAAAACATTGAGAAGATAAGAGAAGGAATAGAAGAGATTTATCGATTAATTTATGAGGGAGATGAAGAACAGAGATCAGCTTTTGATCAGATTAGTAAAAGTATTTCTATACTTTCTTCTTTATCGAATTTGGACAAAAAATTGGAGGGCATTAATGATAATTTAGTGAATTCAAAATTGTATTTAGATGAAGCGATAAATTCTTTGTTGAAGTTTAGAGAAAGTCTCAATGTAGACTCATCTCGCTTAGAAGATATTGAGGAAAGACTATACAAAATATCACAGTTAAAAAGAAAGTATGGGAGAACCATAGAAGAAATCTTAGAGTATAGAGAAAAAATTGCCTTAGAACTTGAAGAACTATTGAGTAGTGAGGAGAGACTTGAGGAAATAGAAAAGGAAATTAGTGTTTTAGAAGAGAGATTAATTGAAGAGGCTAAAAAGCTTTCTGATATAAGAAGAGAAGTGGCTCAAAACTTAAAGATTAGTATTGAGAAGGAACTTAAAGATTTAGGAATGGAAAATGCTATATTTTCTGTTAACTTTTTGGAGCCTTCTGGTCCTGGAAGTATATTAGTAAGGGATAAAAAGATAAGTAGCAAAGGTTTTGAGGAAGTAGAATTTTTACTCTCTACAAATCCAGGGGAAGAATTAAAACCTCTAAGGAATATAGCGTCTGGCGGTGAAATTTCTCGAATTATGTTGGCTCTTAGAAGTATTGCAAGCAAAGTCGATAATACTCCTGTACTTGTGTTTGATGAGATTGATACAGGTATTGGAGGAGAAACTGCCTATTTATTAGCACAAAAACTTTGGAATCTATCCATTGGAAGACAGGTTTTTTGTGTAACACATTTACCACAGATAGCAGCTTGGGCGGATACTCATTTTTATGTAGAAAAAAGGGTAATAAATGATCAAACAAGGATAAAGGTAAGTATGTTGGAGGAGAGGTCAAGAATAATAGAGCTTTCCAGGATGTTTGGGGGAAGCATAGTTTCGGAGATTAGCCAACAACATGCCAAGGAGATGCTTATAAAGGCTTCTGAAATGAAAAAAAGCTTGCGGGAGAAAGAATTGAATAAAGAGGAGGAAATGAATGAAGGAGAAAGTACTTCAGGAGAAAATATTGTACAAGGGTAA